Proteins from a genomic interval of Medicago truncatula cultivar Jemalong A17 chromosome 3, MtrunA17r5.0-ANR, whole genome shotgun sequence:
- the LOC11418214 gene encoding MLO protein homolog 1 — MAGGAPGERTLKETPTWAVAAVCAVFVIISVLIEHGIHKLEKWFHKKHKKAMSEALEKIKEELMLLGFISLLLTFGTKYIAKICIPNKLGDSMLPCKKGEVEEESKDDRRRLLSFDFDENVVWRRGLAPAAGGDDYCSNKGQVPLISQSGVHQLHIFIFVLAVFHIFYSVMTIVLARAKMQKWKAWETETSSVEYQFTHDPSRFRFAHQTTFVKRHSGWSEKPGIRWIVAFFRQFFASVSKVDYMTMRHGFINAHFAPDSKFDFHKYIKRSMEDDFKVVVGISVPLWAFAIIFLLMNVYNWYTLTWLSLAPLVILLLVGTKLELIIMEMAQEIQDRTTIVRGVPVVEPNNKYFWFNRPHWIIFLIHFTLFQNAFQIAYFLWTWYEFTITSCFHENLPLIVTRVVLGVALQVLCSYITFPLYALVTQMGSHMKRGIFEEQTTKALKKWQKAARDKRKLRNAGSIEIPSVSGDTTPSQGTSPLHLLHKFKPSNQTDTDSVLYSPRSYQSETDFSDTEGSTHQLNLNQIMSPPQHHPAGNNQQNHNIDFSFDKP, encoded by the exons ATGGCCGGAGGAGCTCCTGGGGAAAGAACATTGAAGGAAACACCAACTTGGGCTGTTGCTGCTGTCTGCGCAGTGTTCGTCATCATCTCAGTATTAATTGAACATGGAATCCATAAACTTGAAAAG TGGTTTCACAAAAAACATAAGAAGGCCATGAGTGAAGCCTTGGAGAAAATCAAAGAAG AATTAATGCTGTTAGGATTCATATCCTTGTTACTTACATTTGGTACAAAATATATTGCAAAGATATGCATCCCTAATAAGTTAGGTGATAGCATGCTTCCATGTAAGAAGGGGGAAGTTGAAGAAGAGTCAAAAGATGATAGGAGAAGGTTactttcttttgattttgatgagaaTGTGGTATGGCGTCGAGGTTTGGCACCTGCAGCCGGTGGTGATGACTATTGCTCAAATAAA GGTCAAGTGCCTTTAATATCTCAATCTGGGGTGCACcaattgcatatatttatatttgtgctAGCCGTTTTTCACATTTTCTACAGTGTCATGACTATAGTTCTAGCTCGAGCAAAA ATGCAGAAGTGGAAGGCTTGGGAAACAGAAACATCATCCGTGGAGTACCAATTTACACATG ATCCTTCAAGGTTCAGGTTTGCGCATCAAACTACATTCGTTAAGCGTCACTCAGGCTGGTCTGAGAAGCCAGGAATAAGATGGATA GTGGCATTCTTCAGACAATTTTTTGCGTCGGTGAGTAAGGTGGATTACATGACTATGCGGCATGGGTTTATTAAC GCACATTTTGCTCCTGATAGCAAATTCGACTTTCATAAATACATCAAAAGATCAATGGAGGACGATTTTAAAGTGGTCGTTGGTATaag TGTTCCTTTATGGGCTTTTGCGATCATTTTTCTGCTTATGAACGTTTACA ATTGGTACACGCTCACTTGGTTATCATTAGCGCCGCTGGTG ATACTTTTATTAGTGGGCACAAAGCTTGAACTGATAATCATGGAAATGGCTCAAGAAATCCAAGATCGTACTACAATTGTAAGAGGTGTGCCCGTGGTAGAGCCCAACAACAAGTATTTTTGGTTTAATCGCCCCCATTGGATCATCTTCTTGATTCATTTTACCTTATTCCAG AATGCTTTCCAAATAGCCTATTTCTTGTGGACTTGG TATGAGTTTACAATCACATCTTGCTTCCATGAGAACTTGCCACTAATAGTGACAAGGGTTGTCCTTGGGGTAGCCTTACAAGTCCTATGCAGTTACATAACATTTCCTCTCTATGCACTAGTGACACAG ATGGGATCTCACATGAAGAGAGGAATATTTGAGGAGCAAACAACAAAAGCACTTAAAAAATGGCAAAAGGCAGCAAGAGATAAGAGGAAGTTAAGGAATGCAGGATCAATAGAGATTCCTTCAGTGAGTGGAGACACAACACCAAGCCAAGGAACATCACCTTTGCACTTGCTTCACAAGTTCAAACCTAGTAACCAAACAGACACAGATAGTGTTCTATATTCTCCAAGATCATACCAATCTGAAACTGATTTTTCAGACACAGAAGGATCTACACACCaattaaatttgaatcaaattatgTCACCACCTCAACACCATCCTGCAGGGAAcaatcaacaaaatcataatattGACTTCTCATTTGATAAGCCTTAA